A stretch of the Psychroserpens sp. Hel_I_66 genome encodes the following:
- a CDS encoding putative quinol monooxygenase: protein MKTKVPLKLAFLVFLLGFTIQTFSKSKNTNIMNSTKKETIGLLVIMKAKTGKEQDVKNFLLGGLVLVNQEPQTVSWFAFQIDNNTFGIYDTFEVEEGRQAHLTGEVAKALLANAGDLLENFDPSTDIQAVDVLASNHKSGLQNKGLLVIMKSKEAKTTDVENFLNVGKQLVGDEPKTLSWYAIKIDATTYAIFDTFADDSGRDTHLTGKVAAALMENAPVLLDGFEASAIQKIDIIASK from the coding sequence ATGAAAACTAAAGTTCCATTAAAATTAGCATTCCTAGTTTTTCTACTAGGATTTACAATTCAAACATTTTCAAAATCTAAAAACACAAACATTATGAATAGTACAAAAAAAGAAACTATCGGATTATTAGTAATTATGAAAGCAAAAACAGGAAAAGAACAAGACGTCAAAAACTTCTTACTTGGTGGATTAGTATTAGTAAATCAAGAACCTCAAACAGTATCTTGGTTTGCCTTTCAAATAGATAATAATACTTTTGGTATTTATGATACTTTTGAAGTAGAAGAAGGAAGACAAGCACATTTAACAGGCGAAGTTGCGAAGGCATTATTAGCAAATGCAGGTGATTTATTAGAGAACTTTGATCCTAGCACAGATATTCAAGCAGTAGATGTATTAGCATCTAATCATAAATCCGGATTGCAAAACAAGGGTTTGCTTGTTATTATGAAATCTAAAGAAGCAAAGACAACAGATGTTGAAAACTTCCTTAATGTCGGCAAACAATTAGTTGGTGACGAGCCAAAAACTTTATCTTGGTATGCTATAAAAATAGATGCTACTACATATGCAATCTTTGATACTTTTGCAGATGATTCTGGTAGAGATACACATTTAACAGGGAAAGTTGCAGCAGCACTTATGGAAAATGCGCCTGTTCTTTTAGATGGTTTTGAAGCATCAGCAATTCAAAAAATAGACATCATAGCTTCGAAATAA
- a CDS encoding VOC family protein → MKINSYLTFDGNCREAMTFYKECLGGDLMLQPVESSPMANKMPQEMKKCILHSTLTTDAFVIMGSDMTPETGLVKGNATSMVINCGSEAEIRNTFEKLSREGVAHHKIETTFWGALFGDLTDKYGNNWMLNYDEKNQCNSLKNEKK, encoded by the coding sequence ATGAAAATCAATTCTTATCTCACATTCGATGGCAATTGCCGCGAAGCGATGACGTTCTATAAAGAATGTTTGGGTGGTGACTTAATGCTACAACCTGTAGAAAGTTCACCAATGGCAAACAAAATGCCACAGGAAATGAAAAAATGTATTTTGCATTCCACTCTCACAACTGATGCGTTTGTAATTATGGGTTCTGATATGACACCAGAAACAGGACTTGTTAAAGGCAATGCAACTTCTATGGTAATTAATTGCGGCAGTGAAGCAGAAATCAGAAACACTTTTGAAAAGCTGTCAAGAGAAGGAGTAGCACATCATAAAATTGAAACTACTTTTTGGGGAGCTTTGTTTGGCGACCTAACAGATAAATACGGCAACAATTGGATGTTAAACTATGATGAGAAAAATCAATGTAATAGCCTAAAAAATGAAAAAAAATAA
- a CDS encoding amidohydrolase family protein, whose protein sequence is MKFLKILILLVTINFNLNAQNQSLLNKNKQGNITYVIRNVNIIPMTEDNKVIEKATVVIRNKKILSINDSIPLNAKTIDGTDKWLIPGLIDMHVHNLADVRMSSNYPTKGATLFMDNQDFMLLYVANGVTTTFELSGRVEHFGQRNEIINGKVIGPRIALAYLVDGGESGNTANTPNDGRQTVRLAKQQGYEFIKVYSNLNAETYKAIIDEASKQKMKVIGHIPTIFKGNTKDAFVPHFGMVAHAEEFSSQTDKYTNEVAKEFAKLAKDNGTWVTPNLSNLVYIAKQARSLDSVKNLSSFKYVHPLMQSKWIVSNQYNKGTSPERVAYFDSLVDFHIKLVKEFKNAGVPMVAGTDSGTSGIVWGFSLHDELKLLVDAGLTTNEVLISATRLPAEWLEIDDKIGTVEKGKFADLVLLDENPLKNINNTKKITGVFVNGKWVSREQLDNMLSELAKENDLKKDDFDWNKRGEY, encoded by the coding sequence ATGAAATTCTTAAAAATCCTAATTCTTCTTGTCACCATCAACTTCAATTTGAATGCTCAAAACCAATCACTATTAAATAAAAATAAACAAGGTAATATTACATATGTCATAAGAAATGTGAACATAATTCCAATGACAGAGGACAATAAAGTCATTGAAAAAGCGACCGTTGTAATTCGTAATAAGAAGATACTATCAATAAATGATTCCATTCCATTAAATGCTAAAACAATAGACGGAACGGATAAGTGGCTAATTCCTGGTCTAATTGATATGCACGTTCATAATCTTGCGGATGTAAGAATGAGTTCAAATTATCCTACAAAAGGTGCAACCTTATTTATGGATAATCAAGATTTTATGTTGCTCTATGTTGCAAATGGAGTTACAACAACTTTTGAACTTAGTGGTCGAGTAGAGCATTTTGGACAAAGAAATGAAATTATCAATGGCAAAGTCATTGGTCCACGGATTGCTTTAGCTTATTTGGTAGATGGTGGCGAGTCTGGAAATACTGCAAATACACCTAATGACGGAAGACAAACTGTGAGACTCGCTAAGCAACAAGGCTACGAATTTATTAAAGTTTATTCTAATTTAAATGCTGAGACTTACAAAGCTATTATTGATGAGGCAAGTAAACAAAAAATGAAAGTTATTGGTCATATTCCAACAATCTTCAAAGGTAACACAAAAGATGCTTTTGTACCTCATTTTGGTATGGTAGCACACGCAGAGGAATTTTCAAGTCAGACAGATAAATATACAAATGAAGTAGCTAAAGAGTTTGCAAAATTAGCCAAAGATAATGGAACTTGGGTTACGCCAAACCTATCTAATTTAGTATACATTGCAAAACAAGCACGTTCACTCGATAGTGTCAAAAATTTATCTAGCTTCAAATATGTTCATCCATTAATGCAAAGCAAATGGATAGTCTCAAACCAATATAATAAAGGTACATCACCCGAACGTGTAGCATATTTTGACTCACTTGTCGATTTTCACATTAAGCTTGTAAAAGAATTCAAAAACGCAGGAGTACCAATGGTTGCAGGAACAGATTCTGGAACATCTGGAATCGTTTGGGGTTTTTCTCTACACGACGAATTGAAACTTTTAGTAGATGCAGGATTAACTACAAACGAAGTTTTGATTTCTGCAACTCGTTTACCGGCAGAATGGTTAGAAATTGATGACAAGATAGGAACAGTTGAAAAAGGAAAATTTGCAGATTTAGTTTTACTTGATGAAAATCCTTTAAAAAACATCAATAATACCAAGAAAATCACAGGTGTTTTCGTCAATGGAAAATGGGTTTCAAGAGAACAGCTTGACAATATGCTTTCTGAATTAGCAAAAGAAAATGACTTAAAGAAAGATGATTTTGATTGGAATAAAAGGGGAGAATATTAG
- a CDS encoding helix-turn-helix domain-containing protein — translation MENNNRPKVVNSITELHQILGLPKPTNPLITLIDHSLEREQTELGNQKMVLNFYNVTIKRSFQGQLKYGKSHYDFDEGTMSFLSPNQVLSIDEKGERNKDGWSLLFHPELIANYGLSKIIKNYGFFSYGVNEALHLSDKEEQIIENLVKNIQEEYNSTIDLYSQDVIVSNLELLLNYCNRFYNRQFITRKMASTDLLAIFENKLSKKFDENLQAQLPTVKSIASEMNVSPNYLSDMLRTVTGQNTQQYIHSKLIEKAKEYLTTTSKSIGEISFQLGFEHSQSFNRLFKSKTDLSPLEYRNSFN, via the coding sequence ATGGAAAATAATAACAGACCAAAAGTCGTAAATTCAATAACAGAATTGCATCAGATTTTAGGATTACCAAAACCTACAAATCCCTTGATAACTTTAATTGACCATTCCCTAGAAAGAGAACAAACGGAATTAGGCAATCAAAAAATGGTGCTTAACTTTTACAATGTTACAATCAAAAGAAGTTTTCAAGGTCAATTAAAATATGGGAAAAGTCATTACGATTTTGACGAAGGTACAATGTCCTTTCTTTCGCCAAATCAAGTCTTGTCGATAGACGAAAAAGGCGAAAGAAATAAAGACGGTTGGTCGTTATTGTTTCATCCAGAATTAATTGCAAATTATGGTTTGTCCAAAATAATTAAAAATTATGGTTTCTTTTCCTATGGTGTAAACGAGGCTTTGCACCTTTCAGATAAAGAAGAACAAATCATAGAAAATTTAGTGAAAAACATTCAAGAGGAATATAATTCTACGATTGATTTATATAGTCAAGATGTAATTGTTTCAAATCTTGAGTTATTACTCAATTATTGCAATCGCTTTTATAATAGGCAATTTATCACTCGAAAAATGGCGAGTACAGATTTACTCGCCATTTTCGAAAATAAGTTATCAAAAAAATTTGATGAAAATTTACAAGCTCAATTACCAACTGTGAAAAGTATTGCGAGCGAAATGAACGTTTCACCAAATTATTTGAGTGATATGTTAAGAACTGTAACAGGACAAAATACGCAACAGTATATTCATTCTAAACTTATCGAAAAGGCTAAAGAATATTTAACCACAACTTCAAAATCGATTGGCGAAATTTCTTTTCAACTTGGTTTTGAACATTCTCAATCTTTCAATAGATTGTTCAAAAGCAAAACAGATTTATCGCCTTTAGAATATCGAAATTCATTTAATTAA
- a CDS encoding HNH endonuclease signature motif containing protein: MDHIIILSIGGRTDPSNMQLLIIKRHKGKTLTVSVSVF; this comes from the coding sequence ATTGATCATATTATTATATTATCGATAGGAGGAAGAACTGACCCTTCCAATATGCAGCTATTAATCATTAAACGACATAAAGGAAAAACCCTTACCGTGTCTGTATCTGTTTTTTGA
- a CDS encoding aldo/keto reductase, whose amino-acid sequence MNYKILGNTGLKVSTLCLGTMNYGGKGFFNYMGDLGQKEVDEQIKTVVDSGVNFIDTANIYSEGLSEVMIGKAIKNLSIKRDDLVLATKVRGSMGKGENDRGLSRKHIIQQVDESLKRLNTDYIDLYQLHTSDPLTPIEETLRVLDDLVRSGKVRYIGASNFMAWHLMKALGHSTYNNLEKFASLQANYSLDNRDLEREMIPLLQDQKVGLMVWSPLSGGLLTGKYKRDGNNEKGRLNDFPFEPFHKERAFDVLDILHPMSEKKEVSVAQLALAWLLHQPVVSSIIIGATKMTQLQDNLNAVDIEFTAEELQKLDEVSTLPIEYPRNVVEVMTADRSNGQDFLS is encoded by the coding sequence ATGAACTATAAAATTTTAGGAAATACAGGATTAAAAGTTTCAACACTTTGTTTGGGAACTATGAATTATGGCGGAAAAGGATTTTTCAACTATATGGGCGATTTAGGTCAAAAAGAAGTTGACGAGCAAATTAAAACGGTAGTCGATTCAGGAGTAAATTTTATCGATACTGCCAACATTTATTCAGAAGGACTTTCAGAAGTAATGATTGGAAAGGCAATCAAAAACCTTTCTATTAAAAGAGACGACCTCGTTTTGGCTACAAAAGTTAGAGGTAGTATGGGCAAAGGAGAAAACGATAGAGGTTTGTCAAGAAAGCACATTATACAGCAAGTTGATGAAAGTCTAAAACGACTGAATACTGATTATATCGACCTTTACCAATTACACACGTCTGACCCACTAACTCCAATTGAAGAAACCTTAAGAGTTTTGGATGATTTAGTGCGTAGCGGAAAGGTTCGTTACATTGGCGCAAGTAATTTTATGGCTTGGCATTTAATGAAAGCATTAGGTCATTCAACCTATAATAATTTAGAGAAATTTGCTTCTTTGCAAGCTAATTATTCACTTGATAACAGAGATTTAGAACGTGAAATGATTCCGTTATTACAAGACCAAAAAGTAGGATTAATGGTTTGGAGTCCCTTAAGTGGTGGACTTTTAACCGGAAAGTACAAAAGAGACGGAAATAACGAGAAAGGGCGTTTGAACGATTTCCCATTTGAGCCTTTTCATAAAGAAAGAGCGTTTGATGTTTTAGATATTCTACATCCAATGTCAGAGAAGAAAGAAGTTTCAGTTGCTCAATTAGCTTTGGCTTGGTTGTTACACCAGCCAGTTGTTTCGAGTATAATTATTGGTGCTACAAAAATGACACAACTTCAAGACAATTTAAATGCTGTGGACATTGAATTTACCGCCGAAGAATTACAGAAATTGGATGAAGTGAGTACTTTGCCAATCGAATATCCAAGGAATGTGGTTGAAGTAATGACCGCAGACAGAAGTAACGGACAAGATTTTTTATCGTAG
- a CDS encoding tyrosine-type recombinase/integrase, translating into MQKKKNFSSPKIYIANGNLNKRWHVHYSYRNPDTGKLQRMNNIYGGANRYTTKEDRLAILNVYRSKLLSLLKEGFNPFEDNTKRYQEREDGKSNKGPVNGNKTPKKPVDPETVDESITVAMPYDEAFKIGLKYKEKLISDTTRRSYENRLKNFLLWVEKNHPEVKTITDIDKKIVIDFLNHILDKTSPRNRNNYRTDLSSIMQGLEDNDIIQSNFIKKIPVLKSVPQRNRTYSREEQRTIFEHLEKTDETLLLFIKFISYNFLRPIEACRLRVGDLDIKNKRIQFKAKNSPLKTKIIPDILLRDLPDLSKMNKEHSFFTPDGIGGVWDAELSNKRDYFSKRFKRVVKDPFNLGADYGLYSFRHTYITKLYRELVKGSSPFEAKSKLMQITGHSSMKALEKYLRDIDAEFPDDYSELIKS; encoded by the coding sequence TTGCAAAAAAAGAAAAATTTTTCGTCCCCAAAAATCTATATTGCCAATGGGAATTTAAATAAGCGTTGGCACGTCCATTACTCTTATCGAAATCCAGATACCGGAAAACTCCAGCGCATGAACAATATCTATGGCGGTGCCAATAGATATACTACTAAAGAAGACCGCCTCGCCATTTTGAACGTTTACAGGTCCAAACTCTTAAGTTTATTGAAAGAAGGTTTTAATCCCTTCGAAGATAACACAAAGCGATACCAAGAGCGTGAGGATGGAAAGTCGAACAAAGGCCCGGTAAACGGTAACAAAACGCCTAAGAAACCAGTTGATCCTGAAACAGTAGATGAATCTATTACGGTCGCAATGCCTTATGATGAAGCGTTCAAAATAGGTTTAAAATATAAGGAAAAACTTATCAGTGACACAACAAGGCGGAGCTACGAGAATCGGTTGAAGAATTTTTTGCTGTGGGTCGAGAAGAACCATCCCGAAGTGAAGACAATTACGGACATTGATAAAAAAATAGTAATTGATTTTTTGAACCATATCCTGGACAAGACCAGTCCCAGAAACCGTAATAATTACAGAACAGATTTAAGCAGTATCATGCAGGGATTGGAGGACAATGACATCATACAGTCTAATTTTATAAAAAAAATACCTGTTCTAAAATCTGTACCACAACGAAACAGAACATACTCACGGGAAGAACAGAGAACTATTTTCGAACATCTAGAAAAAACGGACGAAACCCTATTGCTCTTTATAAAGTTCATCTCCTACAATTTTTTGAGACCCATAGAGGCCTGTAGATTGCGTGTGGGCGATTTGGACATCAAAAATAAGCGCATACAGTTCAAGGCAAAGAACAGTCCATTGAAAACGAAGATCATTCCCGATATTCTATTACGGGATCTCCCAGATCTTTCCAAGATGAACAAGGAGCACAGTTTTTTTACGCCAGATGGCATAGGTGGAGTATGGGATGCAGAGCTGAGCAATAAAAGGGACTACTTTTCCAAACGGTTCAAGCGGGTCGTCAAAGACCCATTTAATTTGGGAGCGGATTATGGCCTGTATAGCTTCAGGCATACATATATTACAAAATTATACAGGGAACTCGTAAAGGGCTCGTCACCATTTGAGGCCAAGAGTAAACTGATGCAGATAACAGGACATTCTTCCATGAAGGCACTTGAAAAATACCTGCGTGATATTGATGCTGAGTTTCCTGATGATTATTCTGAATTAATAAAATCCTAA
- a CDS encoding DoxX family protein produces the protein MKKNKIIFWTATIIIALFEGVMPALTSQTELAKEGIRHLGYPEYFGMALVIFKILGVLALIIPQVPKRLKEWAYAGFTFNFLFATISNGAVDGLSGQTFFPLVILAILVVSYIYYHKLNTNLN, from the coding sequence ATGAAAAAAAATAAAATAATATTTTGGACAGCGACAATAATCATCGCTTTATTTGAGGGAGTAATGCCCGCATTGACTTCGCAAACAGAATTAGCGAAAGAAGGAATAAGACATTTAGGGTATCCTGAATATTTTGGAATGGCATTAGTTATCTTTAAAATTTTAGGCGTATTGGCGTTAATAATTCCACAGGTTCCTAAAAGATTGAAAGAATGGGCTTATGCAGGTTTTACTTTTAACTTCCTCTTTGCAACCATAAGTAACGGAGCAGTTGATGGGTTGAGTGGACAGACCTTTTTTCCATTAGTTATACTAGCAATTTTAGTCGTTTCTTATATTTACTATCATAAACTAAATACAAATTTAAATTAG
- a CDS encoding lysozyme inhibitor LprI family protein has protein sequence MKTLILLLLLPSLIFSQEATEGSIIADSLNECMDSIIPFDVKKAFVCIEEANKKSELEMISTYEKLLNLTDNNQAVIHSQEKWIEYRNAQSKMIMDVLDFMSKDYPVERRLVKFSLNQERTDHLKSLIDAITN, from the coding sequence TTGAAAACACTCATTCTTCTTCTATTATTACCTTCACTAATCTTTTCGCAAGAAGCAACAGAAGGCTCTATTATTGCTGATTCATTAAACGAATGTATGGATTCTATAATTCCATTTGATGTTAAAAAAGCGTTTGTATGTATAGAAGAAGCTAATAAAAAATCAGAATTAGAGATGATTTCTACTTATGAGAAATTATTAAACCTCACAGACAATAACCAAGCGGTAATACATTCTCAAGAAAAATGGATTGAGTATAGAAATGCGCAGTCTAAAATGATTATGGATGTTTTAGATTTCATGTCTAAAGATTACCCAGTAGAAAGAAGATTAGTGAAATTTTCCCTAAACCAAGAAAGGACAGACCATTTGAAGAGTTTAATTGATGCTATTACAAACTAA
- a CDS encoding cation transporter — MNKTIFEIAKMDCPSEENLIRMKLDGISSIASLDFDIPNRKLTVFHSGQIDQIEKSVIELNLGGKKISTEQTNQTEFNENSNQKKLLWTVLGINFAFFIIEMTTGIISKSMGLVADSLDMLADSFVYGISLFAVGGTIIRKKRIAKLAGYFQITLAIIGFVEVLRRFIGDEKLPDFSTMIIVSIFALIANGICLYILQKSKSKEEAHMKASMIFTSNDVIINLGVIIAGLLVNWLSSSKPDLIIGTIVFVLVIQGAFRILKLSK; from the coding sequence ATGAATAAAACGATATTTGAGATTGCCAAAATGGATTGTCCCTCGGAGGAAAATCTAATACGAATGAAATTGGATGGAATCTCAAGTATTGCGAGTTTGGACTTTGACATTCCCAACCGAAAACTGACCGTTTTTCACAGCGGACAAATCGACCAAATCGAAAAGTCCGTTATAGAACTGAATTTAGGCGGAAAGAAAATCTCGACCGAACAAACCAACCAAACGGAATTTAATGAAAACTCAAATCAGAAGAAACTACTCTGGACTGTACTCGGAATAAATTTCGCTTTTTTCATCATAGAAATGACAACTGGAATAATCTCAAAATCAATGGGATTAGTTGCCGACAGTTTGGATATGCTTGCGGACAGTTTCGTTTACGGAATTAGTTTGTTTGCGGTTGGCGGAACTATAATAAGAAAAAAACGGATTGCAAAACTTGCTGGATATTTCCAAATAACACTTGCGATTATTGGGTTTGTGGAAGTCTTAAGGAGATTTATCGGAGACGAGAAACTTCCTGACTTTTCGACAATGATTATCGTGTCGATTTTTGCACTTATTGCAAACGGAATTTGCCTTTACATTTTACAAAAGTCAAAGAGTAAAGAAGAAGCTCATATGAAAGCAAGTATGATTTTCACTTCAAATGATGTGATTATCAATTTAGGAGTTATAATAGCTGGACTTTTGGTAAATTGGTTGAGTTCAAGCAAACCTGATTTGATTATCGGAACAATTGTTTTTGTCTTGGTAATTCAAGGTGCTTTTAGAATACTAAAATTGAGTAAATAA
- a CDS encoding IS110 family transposase: MDKDIKYFGIDISHLVFDVTGPDGNHHQFRNNPSGFRKFSKLLDGDSHCVMEATGYYHYQLAYHLLESGIKVSVENPLSVKRFIQMKLSKVKTDKSDSRLICEYAKQVELKLWKGNSREQTECLQMARLLDVYTKQCTMIKNKLHGEEVLGNPSRAVVSSLNRSKKHIEKEMAELEKKLLMTVKRAHQEVLTCVKSIPGIGTKTGVMLIVLTGGFERFSSASELCSYAGLTPIIRNSGSSVNGRSRISKMGNQKLRSLLFMCSFSAVKYNRACKAIYDRIVAKGKSKKLALIAVCNKLLKQAFAVAKSRLKYDREYKSVLVKN; the protein is encoded by the coding sequence ATGGATAAAGATATCAAATATTTTGGGATTGACATCAGCCACCTGGTCTTCGATGTCACGGGTCCCGATGGCAACCACCACCAGTTCAGGAACAATCCCTCTGGCTTCAGGAAGTTTTCAAAACTATTGGACGGTGACAGCCACTGTGTGATGGAGGCCACGGGCTATTACCATTACCAGCTGGCCTATCACCTGCTGGAGTCCGGCATAAAGGTATCCGTGGAGAACCCTTTGTCGGTAAAGCGCTTCATACAGATGAAGCTCTCGAAGGTCAAGACCGACAAGAGCGATTCCAGACTCATCTGCGAGTACGCGAAACAGGTGGAACTGAAACTCTGGAAGGGCAATTCCAGGGAGCAGACAGAATGCCTGCAGATGGCAAGGCTCCTTGACGTGTACACAAAGCAGTGCACCATGATAAAGAACAAACTGCATGGAGAGGAGGTTCTGGGAAACCCGAGCAGGGCAGTGGTATCATCCCTGAACCGCTCCAAAAAACATATTGAGAAAGAGATGGCGGAACTGGAGAAAAAACTGCTCATGACCGTAAAACGGGCGCACCAAGAGGTACTGACCTGCGTGAAGAGCATACCTGGCATCGGTACCAAGACAGGTGTCATGCTGATAGTCCTCACTGGTGGGTTCGAGCGTTTTTCAAGCGCCAGCGAGCTCTGCAGCTATGCAGGCCTGACACCAATAATAAGGAACAGTGGGAGCAGCGTGAACGGGCGCAGCAGGATCAGTAAGATGGGCAACCAGAAGCTGCGGAGCCTATTGTTCATGTGCAGTTTTAGCGCAGTTAAATATAACAGGGCATGTAAGGCGATCTATGATCGTATAGTGGCAAAGGGAAAGAGCAAAAAACTGGCATTGATAGCGGTATGTAACAAGCTGTTGAAACAGGCTTTTGCAGTTGCTAAATCAAGGTTGAAATATGATAGGGAATATAAAAGTGTGTTGGTGAAAAATTAA
- a CDS encoding SRPBCC domain-containing protein produces the protein MSNSKIKVTEIIDAEINKVWDYYNEPSHIVNWNFADPSWLCPSAENNLSVGGTYKARMEAKDGSYGFDFEAVYTEISKRKSFTYEFGGRTATVEFNDMGEQTEVIITFDPEEENPIEMQREGWQAILTNFKNYTENN, from the coding sequence ATGAGCAATTCAAAAATTAAAGTTACAGAAATCATTGACGCAGAAATAAACAAAGTTTGGGATTATTACAATGAGCCGAGTCATATTGTAAACTGGAACTTTGCAGACCCAAGTTGGCTTTGCCCATCTGCAGAAAACAATTTGAGTGTAGGTGGTACATATAAAGCCAGAATGGAGGCCAAAGATGGTAGTTATGGTTTTGACTTTGAAGCAGTTTATACTGAAATTTCAAAACGCAAGAGCTTTACTTATGAGTTTGGGGGAAGAACTGCTACTGTAGAATTTAACGATATGGGAGAACAGACAGAAGTCATAATAACTTTTGACCCTGAAGAAGAAAACCCTATAGAAATGCAAAGAGAAGGTTGGCAGGCTATCTTAACAAATTTCAAGAATTATACAGAAAACAATTAA
- a CDS encoding GlxA family transcriptional regulator yields MKRVSILVPENSVMQAIADPQYLFSAVNQFMVVSGRKPLFDVQLVGLKRQVKLNEGLFSVNTSQLLKDIETTDLIIIPALFGDMKTAIASNSKLLPWIKDQYKKGTEVASLCVGAFLLASTGLLNGKKCSTHWGFQNEFREMFPEVEVVEGHIITEEERLYSSGGANSYWNLLLYLTEKYTDRETAILASKYFAIDIDRDSQATFAMFQGQKNHTDESIKLVQEYIEANIQERITIDQLADLVSLGRRSFERRFKIATSNSVLQYINRVKIETAKRFFETSRKNINEVMYDVGYSDTKAFRTIFKKITGLTPIEYRNKYNKMSVE; encoded by the coding sequence ATGAAGCGAGTTAGCATCCTTGTCCCTGAAAATTCTGTTATGCAGGCCATAGCAGATCCACAATATCTATTTTCGGCAGTCAATCAATTTATGGTTGTGAGTGGTAGAAAGCCATTGTTTGATGTGCAATTAGTTGGTTTAAAAAGGCAAGTAAAATTAAACGAAGGTTTGTTTTCTGTAAACACTTCTCAACTCTTAAAGGATATTGAGACAACAGATTTAATAATAATCCCCGCACTATTCGGTGATATGAAAACCGCTATTGCATCCAATAGCAAACTTCTACCTTGGATAAAGGACCAGTATAAAAAAGGTACAGAAGTAGCCTCGCTATGCGTGGGTGCATTTCTGTTGGCTTCTACAGGTTTACTAAACGGTAAAAAATGTTCGACACATTGGGGTTTTCAAAATGAATTTCGTGAAATGTTCCCTGAAGTTGAAGTCGTAGAAGGGCATATTATAACCGAAGAAGAACGACTTTATTCTAGCGGTGGCGCAAACTCGTATTGGAATTTATTACTTTATTTAACCGAAAAATATACGGATAGGGAAACGGCAATATTGGCTTCAAAATATTTTGCCATTGATATTGACAGGGATAGTCAAGCTACTTTTGCCATGTTTCAAGGTCAAAAAAACCATACTGATGAATCTATTAAATTAGTTCAAGAATATATTGAAGCTAACATTCAAGAAAGAATCACGATTGACCAGCTGGCCGATTTGGTCTCATTGGGCAGACGAAGTTTTGAAAGACGTTTTAAAATCGCTACAAGTAATTCGGTATTGCAATATATTAATAGAGTTAAGATTGAAACTGCCAAACGATTTTTTGAAACCAGTCGAAAAAATATTAATGAAGTGATGTATGACGTGGGTTACTCAGATACAAAAGCATTTCGAACCATTTTCAAAAAAATTACTGGTCTTACTCCAATTGAATATAGAAATAAATATAATAAAATGTCAGTTGAATAG